From Micromonospora sp. NBC_01699, a single genomic window includes:
- the pstA gene encoding phosphate ABC transporter permease PstA, which translates to MQTEMIPPPVEHDLRPIDHTAENPALVGPPVDDTNDEGGDDRNIDEPRRRLTPRTLDDRLSVFGSGLAALALAWVLFQRLLPTDGAVGFALLWLGTFLLLYAAVTAIRHPGTVIADRLAAAVVHAGAVTVGATLCLVIVYTVWRGLPALRYLNFYTEDLSAAGPLAPLDMGGALHAIVGTLVEIGIAIAITLPLGVATAVFMTEVGGRFSRLVRTVVEAMTALPSIVAGLFIYTVLQVTLGFPRSGLAASLAISVMMLPIIARAADVVLRVVPGGLREASLALGASQWQTVWRVVLPTARPGLATALILGTARGIGETSPVLLTSGASNYLNVNPVDSSMNSLPLYVYSLVRSGEPAYISRAFGGAALLLVLVLALFVVARLVAARRSGTR; encoded by the coding sequence GTGCAGACCGAAATGATTCCGCCACCGGTGGAGCACGACCTCCGGCCGATCGACCACACGGCCGAAAACCCGGCGCTGGTCGGCCCGCCGGTCGACGACACGAACGACGAGGGTGGCGACGACCGGAACATCGACGAACCGCGCCGACGGCTGACGCCCCGCACCCTGGACGACAGACTGTCCGTGTTCGGCTCGGGGCTGGCCGCGTTGGCGCTGGCCTGGGTGCTGTTCCAACGCCTGCTGCCCACCGACGGGGCGGTCGGGTTCGCCCTGCTCTGGCTCGGCACCTTCCTGCTGCTGTACGCGGCGGTGACGGCCATCCGGCATCCGGGCACGGTCATCGCCGACCGGCTCGCCGCCGCGGTGGTGCACGCCGGTGCCGTGACCGTCGGCGCGACGCTCTGCCTGGTGATCGTCTACACCGTGTGGCGGGGGCTGCCGGCGCTGCGGTACCTGAACTTCTACACCGAGGACCTCTCGGCGGCGGGGCCGTTGGCGCCGCTGGACATGGGCGGTGCGCTGCACGCCATCGTCGGCACGCTGGTCGAGATCGGCATCGCGATCGCCATCACGCTGCCGCTCGGCGTGGCGACCGCCGTGTTCATGACCGAGGTGGGCGGCCGGTTCAGCCGGCTGGTCCGGACCGTGGTCGAGGCGATGACCGCGCTGCCGTCGATCGTCGCCGGCCTGTTCATCTACACCGTGCTCCAGGTGACCCTGGGCTTTCCCCGGTCCGGGCTGGCCGCCTCGCTGGCGATCTCGGTGATGATGCTGCCGATCATCGCCCGCGCCGCGGACGTGGTGCTGCGGGTGGTGCCCGGCGGGCTGCGCGAGGCGAGCCTGGCCCTCGGTGCCTCACAGTGGCAGACGGTGTGGCGGGTGGTCCTGCCGACGGCCCGCCCCGGGCTGGCCACCGCCCTGATCCTCGGTACCGCGCGCGGCATCGGGGAGACGTCGCCGGTGCTGCTCACCTCGGGCGCCTCGAACTACCTCAACGTCAACCCGGTGGACAGTTCGATGAACTCGCTGCCGCTGTACGTCTACTCACTCGTACGCAGCGGCGAGCCGGCGTACATCAGTCGGGCCTTCGGCGGCGCCGCGCTGCTGCTCGTGCTCGTGCTCGCCCTGTTCGTGGTGGCCCGGCTGGTGGCGGCCCGGCGGTCGGGCACGCGGTGA
- a CDS encoding phosphate ABC transporter substrate-binding protein PstS, with amino-acid sequence MTTPTRSDAAGGRPPRRRAARVLAAGAALLMAVVAPAAPALAVPYEQVEGTGSTWSANALQQWVTSVQATGNRVVYTANGSSAGRRDFSNSQSDFGVSEIPYQTQPDPITGVVEDARRPFAYMPIVAGGTSFMYHLEVGGKLYRDLRLSGESIVGIFTNKITKWNDPQITRDNNGKALPAIDIVPVVRSDGSGTTAQFALWMDKRYGSQWRAYCGCQGLTSYYPRKGRQVAQSGSDNVANYVAARSGNGTIGYVEFSYARNKNYPVAKMLNQAGYYVSPTDYNVAVALQQARINTDRSNPREYLTQVLDGVYTNADKRAYPLSSYSYMILPVGADDRRITPGRARALADFAYYSICEGQRNAGQLGYSPLPRNLVQAAFDQIARIAKLAPEDRPDNNFANCPNPTFDPRNPAVNKLAQDAPAPPECDRQGQGPCSGNGNNNGGNNNANNNGGNNNANNNGNNNGAGPNATTPPTAAPVDTDGDGIADVDPESGQPILAGGTNNELTGAATELAAFRPDGMSRALAVLAAGLLLLVVLLPGLVSRAVARRREAGR; translated from the coding sequence ATGACAACCCCGACCCGATCCGACGCCGCCGGAGGGCGACCGCCCCGACGGCGCGCCGCGCGGGTGCTGGCCGCGGGAGCGGCGCTGCTGATGGCGGTGGTCGCACCGGCCGCGCCCGCCCTGGCGGTGCCGTACGAGCAGGTGGAGGGGACCGGCTCGACCTGGAGCGCGAACGCGTTGCAGCAGTGGGTGACGAGCGTGCAGGCGACCGGGAACCGGGTCGTCTACACCGCCAACGGCTCGTCCGCCGGACGCCGTGACTTCAGCAACTCGCAGAGCGACTTCGGGGTCTCCGAGATCCCGTACCAGACCCAGCCGGACCCGATCACCGGTGTGGTCGAGGACGCCCGCCGGCCGTTCGCGTACATGCCGATCGTGGCCGGTGGCACCTCGTTCATGTACCACCTCGAAGTCGGCGGCAAGCTCTACCGGGACCTGCGGCTGTCCGGTGAGTCGATCGTCGGGATCTTCACCAACAAGATCACGAAGTGGAACGACCCGCAGATCACCCGGGACAACAACGGCAAGGCACTGCCCGCTATCGACATCGTGCCGGTGGTCCGGTCCGACGGCTCCGGCACCACCGCCCAGTTCGCGCTCTGGATGGACAAGCGGTACGGCTCCCAGTGGCGCGCGTACTGCGGCTGCCAGGGGCTGACGTCGTACTACCCGCGCAAGGGTCGGCAGGTCGCGCAGAGCGGTTCGGACAACGTGGCCAACTACGTCGCGGCCCGGTCCGGCAACGGGACCATCGGCTACGTCGAGTTCTCCTACGCGCGGAACAAGAACTACCCGGTGGCGAAGATGCTCAACCAGGCCGGTTACTACGTCTCGCCGACCGACTACAACGTGGCCGTGGCGTTGCAGCAGGCCCGGATCAACACCGACCGGAGCAACCCGCGCGAGTACCTGACCCAGGTGCTCGACGGGGTCTACACCAACGCCGACAAGCGCGCCTACCCGCTGTCGTCGTACTCGTACATGATCCTGCCGGTCGGGGCCGACGACCGCCGGATCACGCCGGGACGGGCCAGGGCCCTCGCCGACTTCGCGTACTACTCGATCTGCGAGGGGCAGCGCAACGCCGGACAGCTCGGTTACTCGCCCCTGCCCCGCAACCTGGTGCAGGCCGCGTTCGACCAGATCGCCCGGATCGCGAAGCTCGCCCCGGAGGACCGGCCGGACAACAACTTCGCCAACTGTCCGAACCCGACCTTCGACCCGCGCAACCCGGCCGTCAACAAGCTCGCCCAGGACGCTCCCGCCCCACCGGAGTGCGACAGGCAGGGCCAGGGACCGTGCTCGGGCAACGGCAACAACAACGGCGGTAACAACAACGCGAACAACAACGGCGGCAACAACAACGCCAACAACAACGGCAACAACAACGGTGCCGGGCCGAACGCCACCACGCCACCGACGGCCGCCCCGGTCGACACCGACGGCGACGGGATCGCCGACGTCGACCCGGAGTCGGGTCAGCCGATCCTCGCCGGTGGTACCAACAACGAGCTCACCGGCGCCGCCACCGAACTCGCCGCCTTCCGACCCGACGGGATGTCCCGGGCACTGGCCGTGCTCGCCGCCGGGCTGCTGCTCCTGGTCGTCCTGCTGCCCGGACTGGTGTCCCGCGCGGTGGCCCGGCGACGGGAGGCGGGGCGATGA
- a CDS encoding sortase, translating into MAGTTAPVQDRAGADQRPRPVNAPGGVAISAIHALLLVALLTFGFVGYLVGLSPLQQLRAQDNLHDRIRGELAQATTPFGGAIEPGTPVAVITIDAVDLRAVVVEGTSSADLLAGPGHRRDTPLPGQAGVSLLYGRAGTFGAPFRRVPDLPAGTPIEVVTGQGAFTFRVTGSRRDGDPVPAPLAAGAGRLTLVTAESTRPLTAVSTVFVDATLDGPAQPAPAGRPALIPSYERALRSDSTAGFPLVLWLQALALAAAGLTWSRHYWGRWETWIVGSPIVLACVWQTYEAAVRLLPNLL; encoded by the coding sequence ATGGCCGGTACCACCGCGCCCGTACAGGATCGAGCCGGGGCCGACCAGCGGCCCCGGCCGGTGAACGCGCCCGGCGGGGTGGCCATCTCCGCCATCCACGCGTTACTGCTGGTGGCGCTGCTGACCTTCGGGTTCGTCGGCTACCTGGTCGGGCTGAGCCCGTTGCAGCAGCTCCGGGCCCAGGACAACCTCCACGACCGGATCCGGGGCGAACTGGCCCAGGCCACCACCCCGTTCGGCGGTGCTATCGAGCCGGGCACCCCGGTCGCGGTCATCACCATCGACGCGGTCGACCTGCGCGCCGTGGTGGTCGAGGGCACCTCCTCGGCGGACCTGCTCGCCGGCCCCGGACACCGCCGGGACACGCCGCTGCCGGGCCAGGCCGGCGTTTCCCTGCTGTACGGCCGCGCCGGCACCTTCGGTGCGCCGTTCCGGCGGGTGCCGGACCTGCCGGCGGGCACCCCGATCGAGGTGGTGACCGGACAGGGCGCCTTCACCTTCCGGGTGACCGGCTCCCGGCGGGACGGTGACCCGGTCCCTGCGCCGCTGGCCGCCGGTGCCGGGCGGCTGACCCTGGTCACCGCCGAGTCCACCCGCCCCCTCACCGCGGTCAGTACGGTCTTCGTCGACGCCACCCTGGACGGTCCGGCCCAGCCCGCGCCAGCCGGTCGGCCGGCGCTGATCCCGTCCTACGAGCGCGCCCTGCGCTCGGATTCCACCGCCGGCTTCCCGCTGGTGCTCTGGCTCCAGGCGCTCGCCCTGGCCGCCGCCGGGCTCACCTGGAGCCGGCACTACTGGGGGCGCTGGGAGACCTGGATCGTCGGCAGTCCGATCGTGCTCGCCTGCGTGTGGCAGACCTACGAGGCGGCCGTACGGCTGCTGCCCAACCTGCTCTGA